The sequence GCCCATGGGTTCACCCTCGATTCATGTCGAGCCCGTGTCGTCGAAAATCAACAGGGCGCTCATAGATTCAGTCTTCATACACCGTGCTCCGATGGGCCACCCGCACTACCAAGACCACCATTCTGTTATCTTCGATCCGGCAGATGGCTCGATAATCGCCGATCCGATAGCGCCACAGACCCGCGAACGAGGCTTTCAAAGGTTTACCAAACACGCGGGGATCGTCAGTGGGCGCAATTCGATCATCGAAATAATCCAGAATGGCCTGTTGAGCCTGCCGGTCGAGCCGCTTCAGATCTTTGAGCACGCGCCGGTCATACTCAATGGTCCAGGCCAAGTTCCTGCCTCATCTCGTCGGAGCTGAGTCGGGGCCCTGGAGTTTCTAATCGCTGTTCCGCGATATACCGATCCTCCAACTCGTCGAGATGCTCTTCTAATAGGAGTCGGATGTAATAGGTCTTGGTCCGGCCTGTCCCTTCGGCAAGCTGCTCTAAGCGGTCTTCCAGTTTTTTCCCCAATCGTAAGGAGACCATCACACCTCCGTAGCACATGTGATACGTGTAGGAAGTGTATGACACATGAGGATCTGTGTCAACTATGACATGGAGTGACTCTTACATATCATTGTTTCAATTGACATAACTAAAAAAAAAGATATGATAAAGGACGTTATCATACGCTATTGGTTAGCAGGGGACAAATATGAAACATGAAATACAGCTCGCAATTCCGGGAACCAGAA comes from Nitrospira sp. SG-bin1 and encodes:
- a CDS encoding addiction module toxin RelE, with translation MAWTIEYDRRVLKDLKRLDRQAQQAILDYFDDRIAPTDDPRVFGKPLKASFAGLWRYRIGDYRAICRIEDNRMVVLVVRVAHRSTVYED
- a CDS encoding anti-toxin codes for the protein MVSLRLGKKLEDRLEQLAEGTGRTKTYYIRLLLEEHLDELEDRYIAEQRLETPGPRLSSDEMRQELGLDH